A single region of the Dehalococcoides mccartyi genome encodes:
- a CDS encoding DNA polymerase III subunit alpha produces the protein MFCHLHVHTEFSLLDGMCRISQLVARAKELGMEALAITDHGTMHGIPRFYKEAKEAGIKPVLGSEFYLAYGDRTAKTAADKNYYHLVLLAKNNKGYHNLIQLSSRSHIEGFYYKPRIDKELLEKYSEGLVCLSACPSGEVPRLILENRFDEAREAALWYKKTFENYYIEIQRHPMPDLEKINSVLIPMARELDIPLVATNDTHYLDKEDAPYHDLLLCIGTNSLVSDEKRMKMEGDYFYLKSPEEMAEAYQDIPDAIENTAKIAEMCNVSLDFGRLHLPEIDIPAGKTPDEYLADLCYEGLPKFYPDASQEILDRLKYELDVIKTTEFANYFLVTWDIIRFVKEKGLYYGVRGSAASSIVLYCLGITALDPIKYKLVFERFLNIERKEMPDIDMDFQDDRREEVIEYVVGKYGRDHVSQIITFGTLGAKAAVRDAGRALGMAYADVDRVAKVIPFSLHMTLDKAMEESAELRDMYNQDSVVRNLVDAARKIEGLSRHASTHAAGVVISKDPLTDHVPLQRLSKENNLGLVMTQYTMEDIAKIGLLKMDFLGLVNLNILGKACAVIKEYTGQDIDPLAIPLDDVKTFELLAAGETVGVFQLEGTGMRRYIKELKPTVFSDIGAMVALYRPGPMEQIPRFIKSKHGLEPITYPHPALAPILEETYGVIVYQEQVLFIAQTFSGYTLGQADILRKAMGKKIAAVMQKQKANFIDGALKNGYTPEIAEEVFALVEPFAGYAFNKAHATSYALIAYQTAYLKANYPVEYITAYLQAFCDVTEKVVTAVTEARHMGIEVLPPDINRSGVNFEIEQNEDGVKKIRFGLAAVKNVGVAAVEPIVAERKANGEYLSVEDLCRRAEGSSLNKRVMESLVKAGALDSLGDRGTLLFNLPNILSLAQREQKLKDSNQTTMFDLFGQQSPMPMPSLEMAESPVTTREKLQWEKELVGIFISEHPFTPYASAAQEVTTALCGQIDEELHNQPVTVAGMVASVRVSATREGKPFVMAEIEDLVGRVEVAAWPKVYAATKALWEEGNILLVEGKAVVRGDRVSIHAEKVSRYQPETDKKAAPVFINAPQPKAEDKESPAPQLQRLVVCIQQTDNEGRDIDCLNEVVDTLRQYTGETEVRLCVVNHERVFILKMPDIWVYYCPELKSKLAALVGSANVRLENNAPSG, from the coding sequence ATGTTTTGTCATCTGCATGTCCACACCGAATTCAGCCTGCTGGACGGTATGTGCCGTATCTCCCAGCTGGTAGCCCGTGCCAAAGAACTTGGCATGGAGGCGCTTGCTATTACCGACCATGGTACTATGCACGGTATTCCCCGTTTTTACAAAGAGGCCAAAGAAGCAGGTATAAAACCGGTACTGGGCAGTGAATTCTATCTGGCATATGGTGACCGTACCGCCAAAACAGCGGCAGATAAAAACTATTACCATCTGGTGCTGCTGGCTAAGAATAATAAAGGCTATCACAACCTTATCCAGTTAAGTTCGCGTTCACACATAGAGGGTTTTTACTATAAACCCCGCATAGATAAAGAGCTGCTTGAAAAATATTCGGAAGGGCTGGTCTGCCTTTCGGCCTGTCCTTCGGGGGAAGTACCCCGCCTGATACTGGAAAACCGCTTTGACGAAGCCAGAGAGGCCGCCCTGTGGTACAAGAAAACTTTTGAAAACTACTATATAGAAATCCAGCGCCACCCCATGCCGGATTTGGAAAAGATAAACAGCGTTCTTATACCCATGGCACGGGAGCTGGATATACCTTTGGTGGCTACCAATGATACCCATTATCTGGATAAAGAAGATGCCCCTTATCATGACCTGCTGCTTTGTATAGGCACAAATTCGCTGGTCAGTGACGAAAAACGGATGAAGATGGAGGGTGATTATTTTTACCTGAAATCACCTGAAGAAATGGCGGAAGCCTATCAGGATATACCGGATGCCATTGAAAACACCGCCAAGATAGCCGAAATGTGCAACGTAAGCCTGGATTTCGGGCGTTTGCACCTGCCGGAGATAGATATACCTGCCGGTAAAACTCCGGATGAGTATCTGGCAGACCTGTGTTATGAGGGGCTGCCCAAGTTTTATCCTGATGCCAGTCAGGAAATACTTGACCGCCTGAAATATGAGCTGGATGTTATTAAAACCACCGAGTTTGCCAATTACTTTCTGGTTACCTGGGATATTATCCGTTTTGTAAAAGAAAAGGGTTTGTATTACGGCGTCCGCGGCAGCGCCGCTTCGTCTATAGTGCTGTACTGTCTGGGTATTACCGCCCTTGACCCTATTAAATATAAGCTGGTTTTTGAGCGTTTTCTGAATATTGAACGCAAGGAAATGCCTGATATAGACATGGACTTTCAGGATGACCGCCGCGAGGAGGTCATTGAATATGTGGTGGGCAAGTACGGGCGTGACCATGTTTCCCAGATTATTACCTTTGGTACGCTGGGGGCAAAAGCGGCGGTGCGGGATGCGGGGCGGGCGCTTGGCATGGCCTATGCTGATGTGGACAGGGTAGCCAAGGTCATACCCTTCTCCCTTCACATGACCCTGGACAAGGCTATGGAAGAAAGCGCCGAACTGAGAGATATGTACAATCAGGATTCGGTGGTCCGTAATCTGGTGGATGCCGCCCGCAAGATAGAGGGGCTTTCCCGCCATGCTTCCACCCATGCCGCCGGGGTGGTTATTTCCAAAGACCCGCTGACAGACCATGTCCCCCTGCAGCGCCTGAGCAAAGAAAATAATCTGGGTCTGGTCATGACCCAGTACACCATGGAAGATATTGCCAAGATTGGCTTGCTCAAAATGGATTTTCTGGGGCTGGTCAACCTGAATATACTTGGCAAGGCCTGTGCGGTTATCAAAGAATACACCGGGCAGGATATTGACCCCCTTGCCATACCCCTTGACGATGTAAAAACCTTTGAATTGCTGGCGGCCGGCGAAACCGTGGGTGTTTTCCAACTGGAAGGCACGGGTATGCGCCGCTATATCAAAGAGCTGAAACCGACTGTGTTTTCAGATATAGGTGCTATGGTGGCTTTATACCGTCCCGGCCCTATGGAACAGATACCCCGTTTTATCAAATCAAAACACGGGCTTGAGCCTATTACCTACCCCCACCCCGCCCTTGCACCCATACTGGAAGAAACTTACGGTGTTATTGTTTACCAGGAGCAGGTGCTGTTTATAGCCCAGACATTCTCCGGCTATACCCTGGGACAGGCGGATATACTCCGCAAGGCCATGGGTAAGAAGATTGCGGCCGTTATGCAGAAACAGAAAGCCAATTTTATTGACGGGGCTTTGAAAAACGGCTATACCCCTGAAATAGCCGAAGAGGTGTTTGCTCTGGTTGAGCCCTTTGCCGGTTATGCCTTTAACAAGGCTCATGCCACCAGCTATGCCCTTATTGCCTACCAGACAGCTTACTTAAAAGCCAACTATCCGGTTGAGTATATAACCGCCTATCTTCAGGCATTTTGCGATGTGACTGAAAAAGTGGTAACCGCTGTTACCGAAGCCCGCCATATGGGGATAGAGGTGCTGCCGCCGGATATTAACCGCAGCGGGGTTAATTTTGAAATAGAGCAAAACGAAGACGGGGTTAAGAAAATCCGCTTTGGACTGGCGGCGGTCAAGAATGTGGGGGTGGCGGCGGTGGAACCGATTGTGGCTGAACGCAAAGCCAACGGGGAGTATCTGTCTGTTGAGGATTTATGCCGCCGGGCGGAAGGGTCGTCACTTAACAAAAGGGTAATGGAAAGTCTGGTCAAAGCCGGGGCACTGGACAGCCTGGGTGACCGGGGAACTCTCCTTTTCAATCTGCCGAATATACTTTCCCTGGCTCAGCGGGAACAGAAGCTGAAAGATTCAAACCAGACTACCATGTTTGACCTTTTCGGTCAGCAGTCACCCATGCCCATGCCCAGTCTGGAGATGGCGGAATCACCGGTTACCACCCGTGAAAAGCTCCAGTGGGAAAAAGAGCTGGTAGGTATATTTATATCTGAACACCCTTTTACCCCTTATGCCAGTGCGGCTCAGGAGGTAACTACCGCCCTGTGCGGCCAGATAGATGAGGAACTCCACAACCAGCCGGTAACGGTGGCGGGAATGGTGGCTTCCGTACGGGTTTCAGCCACCCGTGAAGGCAAGCCGTTTGTTATGGCGGAAATAGAAGATTTGGTGGGGCGGGTGGAAGTAGCCGCCTGGCCTAAAGTATATGCAGCAACTAAAGCCCTCTGGGAGGAGGGAAATATTCTATTAGTGGAAGGTAAAGCTGTGGTTCGTGGAGACAGGGTATCAATTCATGCGGAAAAAGTAAGCCGGTATCAGCCGGAAACAGATAAAAAAGCGGCCCCGGTATTTATAAACGCCCCCCAGCCGAAGGCGGAAGACAAAGAGTCTCCTGCCCCCCAGCTGCAGCGGCTGGTAGTATGTATTCAGCAGACAGACAACGAGGGACGGGATATTGACTGCTTGAATGAGGTGGTGGACACTCTGCGTCAGTACACGGGTGAAACCGAAGTGCGGTTGTGTGTGGTAAACCACGAACGGGTTTTCATATTGAAAATGCCGGATATCTGGGTATACTATTGTCCGGAGCTTAAAAGCAAGCTTGCGGCCCTGGTGGGCAGTGCCAATGTGAGGCTGGAGAATAATGCCCCAAGCGGATAA
- a CDS encoding TIGR01906 family membrane protein produces the protein MKPDLKRFLFNTWKTLAVIIVPLLILSLTLSVLINCRWLYEQGFEKYEVSQQTGFTPAQLKTAASALIGYFNSGEEYINLHLEKDGADVQVFNEREMLHLKDVKGLIRLNYLILGICLVLGGGFFLYLYFKRQPEFKKEGGMVLLQGGIFSLMLLGGIGLIALLDFQSFFTRLHLLGFSNDFWLLDPTKDYLIMFFPKGFWADSAVMLGISIGVLASGTTICGRLLGKSSPSNQPV, from the coding sequence ATGAAGCCGGATTTAAAAAGATTTTTATTTAACACATGGAAAACCTTAGCTGTAATCATTGTCCCGCTGCTGATACTCAGCTTGACCCTGAGTGTTCTTATAAACTGCCGCTGGCTGTATGAACAGGGTTTTGAAAAATATGAGGTAAGCCAGCAAACCGGCTTCACCCCAGCCCAGCTTAAAACAGCCGCATCCGCCCTTATCGGTTACTTTAATAGCGGCGAAGAATACATAAACCTGCATCTGGAAAAAGACGGAGCAGACGTACAGGTATTTAACGAACGGGAAATGCTCCACTTGAAAGACGTTAAGGGGCTTATCCGCCTGAATTATTTAATACTTGGAATCTGTCTGGTACTAGGCGGCGGTTTTTTCCTGTATCTCTACTTTAAAAGACAGCCCGAATTCAAAAAAGAAGGCGGCATGGTACTGCTTCAGGGGGGAATATTCAGCCTCATGCTGCTGGGGGGTATCGGGCTTATAGCCTTGCTGGATTTCCAGAGCTTTTTCACCCGGCTGCATCTGCTTGGTTTCAGCAATGATTTCTGGCTGCTGGACCCTACTAAAGACTATCTGATAATGTTTTTCCCCAAAGGATTCTGGGCAGACAGCGCTGTTATGCTGGGTATTTCAATCGGGGTACTGGCATCCGGTACTACTATCTGCGGCCGGCTCCTGGGAAAATCATCCCCAAGTAACCAGCCTGTTTAA
- a CDS encoding FmdB family zinc ribbon protein: protein MPIYEYVCPKCNTRFEDIRSTSKADDEALCPECKTPSARGVSGFACRGIDSCGGGGGGSCSSGSCSSCSGCH from the coding sequence ATGCCGATTTATGAATATGTATGCCCAAAATGCAACACCAGATTTGAAGACATTCGCTCTACCAGCAAGGCTGATGATGAGGCTCTTTGTCCTGAATGCAAAACTCCCTCTGCCAGAGGCGTTTCAGGTTTTGCCTGCCGCGGTATAGATTCCTGTGGTGGCGGCGGTGGTGGTTCTTGTTCCAGCGGTTCTTGTTCCAGCTGTTCCGGTTGCCACTAA
- a CDS encoding GNAT family N-acetyltransferase — translation MFLSGNQIYIRFLKDTDAESLLDLHLANKEFFQRYSPVFKDDYYTLDSKRKYISDSFVKRENDQLYSFGIFLKNSDKLIGDVSLFHICRGALQKCLIGYTLDKLHNGKGYATEAVVLAVDFAFDGLKLHRVEAGVMPENKGSMRVLEKAGFHEEGLEQKGIRINGQWEDHQIFAVISAIN, via the coding sequence ATGTTTCTCTCAGGCAACCAAATCTATATCCGCTTTTTAAAAGATACAGATGCCGAGTCTCTCCTCGATTTGCATTTAGCCAACAAAGAATTCTTCCAGCGGTACTCGCCGGTTTTTAAAGATGATTATTACACGCTTGATTCAAAGCGTAAATACATCAGCGATTCTTTTGTAAAAAGGGAAAATGACCAGCTCTATTCTTTTGGCATATTTTTAAAAAACAGCGATAAATTGATTGGAGATGTCTCACTGTTCCATATCTGCCGGGGAGCTCTCCAAAAATGTTTGATCGGATACACTCTGGATAAACTACACAACGGTAAAGGTTATGCTACAGAGGCAGTTGTTCTGGCGGTAGATTTTGCGTTTGATGGACTGAAACTGCACCGTGTTGAGGCTGGTGTGATGCCGGAAAACAAAGGGTCAATGCGGGTACTGGAAAAAGCAGGTTTCCATGAAGAAGGGCTGGAACAGAAAGGCATAAGGATAAATGGCCAATGGGAAGACCACCAAATATTTGCGGTAATATCAGCTATAAATTAA
- the trpE gene encoding anthranilate synthase component I — MYYPSLAEVKKLASQGNLIPISREIVADLETPVSAFLKIKTSQNAFLLESVEGGERVARYSFIGANPYKVITSYQTDTVPPLKQVENELSKYRLVQVGELPRFCGGAVGFLGYEAVTRFEELPSPASDPLNLPEAVFMLVDTMLVFDHISHSIKVLSYVHTEEDIEVSYNKAIQNIEKLISQLRQPLAKTELKPAPAGVPETKSNFKQTDFESRVSKIRDYLNSGEAIQVVLSQRLSRPTSAHPFDIYRALRSVNPSPYMYYLDFGDFQIVGASPEVLVRVEDGEVMTRPLAGTRKRGKTQAEDIRLEQELRQDEKECAEHIMLVDLGRNDIGRISRPGTVRITDVMDVERYSHVMHLVSHVQGKLKTDITPFEALESCFPAGTVSGAPKIRAMEIIAEMETEKRGIYAGAVGYFSYSGNMDMAIAIRTMVVKDGVAHLQAGCGIVSDSVPESEYQETLNKAQALLKALDRAENMATEKPHVVTN, encoded by the coding sequence ATGTATTATCCATCCTTAGCCGAAGTAAAAAAACTGGCTTCACAGGGTAACCTGATACCCATCTCCCGTGAGATTGTGGCCGACCTTGAAACCCCGGTTTCCGCCTTTCTGAAAATCAAGACCAGCCAAAATGCCTTTCTGCTGGAAAGCGTGGAAGGAGGCGAAAGGGTAGCCCGGTACAGTTTCATCGGCGCTAACCCTTACAAAGTAATCACCTCCTATCAGACAGATACCGTTCCCCCTCTAAAGCAGGTTGAAAACGAACTGAGTAAATACCGCTTGGTACAGGTGGGTGAGCTGCCGCGTTTTTGCGGCGGGGCAGTGGGTTTTCTGGGCTACGAGGCAGTCACCCGCTTTGAAGAGCTGCCCTCTCCCGCATCAGACCCGTTAAACCTTCCTGAAGCGGTCTTCATGCTGGTAGATACCATGCTGGTTTTTGACCATATCAGCCACTCTATCAAGGTACTCAGCTATGTCCATACAGAAGAGGATATTGAAGTCTCTTATAACAAAGCTATCCAAAATATAGAAAAGCTGATTAGCCAGCTCAGGCAGCCGCTTGCCAAAACAGAGTTAAAACCCGCCCCCGCCGGTGTTCCTGAAACAAAGTCCAATTTCAAACAAACGGATTTTGAGAGCCGGGTATCCAAAATAAGAGATTACCTTAACTCCGGCGAAGCCATTCAGGTAGTTTTGTCACAGCGTCTGTCCAGACCCACCTCGGCCCACCCCTTTGACATTTACCGCGCCCTGCGTTCAGTAAACCCTTCCCCGTACATGTATTACCTTGATTTCGGTGATTTCCAGATAGTAGGGGCATCACCTGAGGTGCTGGTGCGGGTGGAAGACGGCGAGGTTATGACCCGCCCGCTGGCCGGCACCAGAAAACGGGGCAAAACCCAGGCAGAAGATATCCGTCTTGAACAGGAGCTCCGCCAGGACGAAAAAGAGTGCGCCGAACATATCATGCTGGTAGATTTGGGCAGAAACGATATCGGCCGCATAAGCAGGCCCGGCACAGTCCGCATAACAGACGTAATGGATGTGGAACGCTATTCCCACGTAATGCATCTGGTTTCCCATGTGCAGGGCAAACTGAAAACGGATATCACCCCGTTTGAGGCATTGGAGTCCTGCTTCCCGGCAGGCACAGTCTCCGGCGCACCTAAGATAAGGGCGATGGAGATAATTGCCGAAATGGAAACCGAAAAACGGGGCATCTATGCAGGGGCTGTGGGTTACTTTTCCTATTCGGGCAATATGGACATGGCTATAGCCATACGCACCATGGTTGTCAAAGACGGCGTTGCCCACTTGCAGGCAGGCTGCGGAATTGTAAGTGACAGCGTACCCGAATCTGAATATCAGGAAACACTGAACAAGGCTCAGGCTCTGCTGAAAGCCCTGGACAGGGCAGAAAATATGGCAACGGAGAAACCGCATGTTGTTACTAATTGA
- a CDS encoding anthranilate synthase component II: protein MLLLIDNYDSFTYNLFQYFSELGQEVKVVRNDKITLDDIDALRPEYIVISPGPSSPLQAGVSNEVIRRFGPELPILGICLGHQCIGHTYGGIVRQADKIMHGKQSLIQHDNRGIFKGLPKGFPAIRYHSLIVDKPTLPDCLEVTAWTDDGTIMGLKHKEYPVEGIQFHPESFKTECGKEILANFLKYYAPLSAKKERKND, encoded by the coding sequence ATGTTGTTACTAATTGATAACTACGACAGCTTTACCTACAACCTTTTCCAGTATTTTTCCGAACTGGGACAGGAAGTAAAGGTAGTCCGCAATGACAAGATTACCCTTGATGATATAGACGCCCTGCGTCCCGAATACATCGTGATTTCACCCGGGCCGTCTTCACCCCTTCAGGCAGGCGTGTCTAACGAGGTTATCCGCCGTTTCGGCCCCGAACTGCCTATCCTGGGTATCTGTCTGGGGCACCAGTGCATCGGGCATACATACGGGGGGATTGTCAGGCAGGCAGACAAAATAATGCACGGCAAACAGTCACTCATACAGCATGATAACCGGGGTATTTTCAAAGGTCTGCCCAAGGGGTTTCCCGCCATACGTTACCACTCCCTAATAGTAGACAAGCCAACTCTGCCGGATTGTCTGGAGGTAACCGCCTGGACAGATGACGGCACTATTATGGGGCTTAAGCACAAGGAATACCCCGTTGAAGGTATCCAGTTTCATCCCGAATCATTTAAAACCGAGTGCGGCAAGGAGATTCTGGCTAATTTTCTAAAATACTATGCACCTTTATCAGCAAAAAAGGAGCGGAAAAATGATTAA
- the trpD gene encoding anthranilate phosphoribosyltransferase, which produces MIKEAIGSLVLGKSLTIEQSASVMDEIMEGKTTPAQIGAFLTALRVKGETAEEIAGLASVMRAKSTRIITNTPVLDIVGIGGDGINTFNISTAAAFVISGAGVKVAKHGNRAASSMCGSADVLEALGIKIDLPAEQVKTCIEQAGIGFMFAPVFHPAMKYVAPSRREIGIRTVFNILGPLTNPACAQYQLIGVPEISLGDKIISALSHMDIKHALVVHGLDGMDEMSISGDSVIWELKDNEIIKFRHALSPEEMGLKASPLESVKGGSAQENALTLRAVLSGEKGPKRDVVLLNAAAALMVADRVKTINEGINLAAKTIDSGLALAKLESLIKLSQSQAGG; this is translated from the coding sequence ATGATTAAAGAAGCAATCGGGTCTTTAGTTCTGGGCAAATCTCTGACTATTGAACAGTCTGCCTCCGTAATGGACGAAATAATGGAGGGCAAAACCACCCCTGCCCAGATAGGGGCATTTCTGACGGCCCTTCGGGTCAAGGGGGAAACTGCCGAGGAAATAGCCGGGCTGGCCAGTGTCATGCGGGCCAAGTCTACCCGGATAATCACCAACACCCCGGTGCTGGACATAGTGGGTATCGGCGGTGACGGGATAAACACGTTCAATATATCTACCGCCGCCGCCTTTGTTATATCCGGTGCAGGGGTAAAGGTGGCCAAGCACGGCAACCGGGCGGCCAGCAGCATGTGCGGCAGCGCTGACGTACTTGAAGCTCTGGGCATAAAAATAGACCTGCCAGCCGAACAGGTAAAAACCTGTATAGAACAGGCGGGTATCGGCTTTATGTTTGCACCCGTGTTCCATCCGGCCATGAAATATGTGGCCCCCTCCCGGCGTGAAATAGGCATCCGCACCGTGTTCAATATCTTAGGCCCGCTAACCAACCCGGCCTGCGCCCAGTACCAGCTTATCGGCGTGCCTGAAATATCTCTGGGTGACAAGATTATTTCAGCCCTGTCCCATATGGATATCAAGCATGCCCTGGTGGTACACGGCTTAGACGGCATGGACGAAATGTCCATCAGCGGGGATTCGGTCATCTGGGAGCTGAAAGATAACGAAATAATCAAATTCCGCCATGCACTTTCACCGGAGGAAATGGGCTTGAAAGCATCTCCCCTTGAGTCGGTCAAAGGCGGCTCAGCCCAGGAAAACGCACTTACCCTGCGTGCGGTGCTTTCCGGCGAAAAAGGGCCTAAGAGAGATGTAGTCCTGCTGAATGCGGCCGCCGCCCTGATGGTGGCAGACCGGGTTAAAACCATTAACGAAGGTATCAACCTGGCGGCTAAAACGATTGACAGCGGGCTGGCACTGGCCAAACTGGAATCTTTAATTAAACTCAGCCAGTCTCAGGCAGGCGGTTAA
- the trpC gene encoding indole-3-glycerol phosphate synthase TrpC: MILERIVSDNLPDLRRRKEELPLLKLQALVADMPCPPLDMAASLKGNGIKLIAEVKKASPSKGIIRPDFDPVDIARIYARNGAAAISVLTEEHHFQGSLQNLKLIRESRAALNLPLLRKDFIHDPYQVYEARLYGADAILLIAAMLTPHKLEELLSLSHTLGMKCLVEVHTRPELDIALKSNARIIGLNNRDLHTFKVDLSVTGTLRPLIPPEHIVVSESGIQTRADISRLTEMGVDAVLIGEALTASADIAAKMRELL; this comes from the coding sequence GTGATATTGGAACGTATAGTATCCGACAACCTGCCTGATTTGAGGCGGCGGAAAGAGGAGCTGCCGCTTTTGAAACTGCAGGCATTGGTAGCGGACATGCCCTGTCCACCCCTTGACATGGCGGCAAGCCTGAAAGGCAACGGTATTAAGCTTATTGCCGAGGTCAAAAAGGCCTCACCCTCCAAAGGGATAATCCGGCCTGACTTTGACCCGGTGGATATTGCCCGCATATATGCCCGAAACGGGGCGGCCGCCATTTCGGTACTGACCGAAGAACACCATTTTCAGGGCAGCCTTCAAAATCTGAAACTAATACGTGAATCCAGGGCAGCATTAAATCTACCTTTGCTGCGGAAAGATTTTATCCATGACCCCTATCAGGTATATGAAGCCCGCCTGTACGGGGCGGATGCTATTTTGCTGATAGCGGCCATGCTTACACCCCATAAACTGGAGGAGCTGCTTTCACTCAGCCACACGCTGGGTATGAAATGCCTGGTAGAGGTGCATACCCGGCCTGAACTGGACATAGCCCTCAAGAGCAATGCCCGGATTATCGGCCTGAATAACCGTGATTTGCATACATTTAAAGTGGACTTAAGCGTAACCGGAACCCTCCGCCCCCTGATACCGCCTGAGCATATAGTTGTCAGCGAAAGCGGCATCCAAACCAGAGCGGACATATCCCGTCTGACAGAGATGGGGGTAGATGCGGTGCTTATAGGGGAAGCCCTGACGGCCTCGGCTGATATTGCCGCCAAGATGAGGGAACTGCTGTGA
- a CDS encoding phosphoribosylanthranilate isomerase → MIKTKICGLTEVGQALATARTGADFAGVVFAQSKRRITPDKALQIAEALKPLNPRPLLVGVFANQPLEEVNEIAATCHLDMVQLSGDESWEYCNRVKLPLIKAIHIAEGTTAEMVMQEIQDGLKALSKPPVFLLDKRTQTLLGGSGQSFDWQIVKQVSQKYPVMVAGGLNPENIQALLETAAPWGVDVASGVETNGTKDTAKINLFIKRVKDADGKRIC, encoded by the coding sequence GTGATAAAGACCAAGATTTGCGGTTTGACAGAGGTTGGACAAGCCTTGGCCACAGCCCGGACAGGGGCTGATTTTGCCGGAGTGGTATTTGCCCAAAGCAAACGGCGTATCACCCCTGACAAAGCCTTGCAGATAGCTGAAGCCTTAAAACCGCTTAACCCCAGACCTCTGCTGGTAGGTGTCTTTGCCAACCAGCCACTGGAGGAGGTAAATGAAATTGCCGCCACCTGCCACCTGGATATGGTGCAGCTTAGCGGGGACGAAAGCTGGGAATACTGCAACCGGGTAAAACTGCCGCTTATCAAAGCAATCCATATTGCCGAAGGCACTACCGCCGAAATGGTCATGCAGGAGATACAGGACGGGCTAAAAGCCCTGAGCAAACCGCCCGTATTCCTGCTGGATAAACGCACCCAAACATTACTTGGAGGCAGCGGCCAGAGTTTTGACTGGCAGATTGTAAAACAGGTTTCACAGAAATACCCTGTGATGGTGGCCGGGGGGCTTAATCCCGAAAACATACAGGCGCTTCTGGAAACAGCCGCCCCCTGGGGAGTAGACGTAGCCAGCGGGGTGGAAACAAACGGGACAAAAGATACAGCTAAAATAAACCTTTTCATCAAACGGGTGAAGGATGCGGATGGTAAGCGGATATGTTAG
- the aroF gene encoding 3-deoxy-7-phosphoheptulonate synthase: MLVIMKNDATEAQIANVMREITNAGYRGIPIPGDHRTAVCIVGNQGMVEENPFLALEGVKEVLRVTKPYKLVSRETCPEPTVIRLGDVEIGNGCKPVIIAGPCSVESEEQTLCIARQVKEGGAKLFRGGAFKPRTSPYSFQGLGKAGLKILEKVRSETGLFIVTEATDSENLKLVEASTDIIQIGARNMQNYSLLRRAGQTEKPIILKRGLSATIEELLMAAEYIMAEGNTQVILCERGIRTFSDNTRFTLDLSAILSVKAVSHLPIIVDPSHAAGRRDYVIPLSRAAIAAGADGLIVEVHSDPAAALSDGAQSLYPEQFSRLAKEVEYLNMLGVEKCLK; this comes from the coding sequence ATGTTAGTAATAATGAAAAATGACGCCACAGAGGCACAGATAGCTAATGTTATGAGGGAGATTACCAATGCAGGCTACCGGGGTATACCCATACCGGGTGACCACCGGACTGCTGTCTGCATAGTGGGCAACCAGGGCATGGTAGAGGAAAACCCCTTTCTGGCACTGGAAGGGGTCAAGGAAGTGCTCAGGGTAACCAAGCCCTATAAACTGGTCAGCCGGGAAACCTGCCCCGAACCTACTGTTATCCGTCTGGGAGATGTGGAAATAGGAAACGGGTGCAAACCGGTTATCATAGCCGGGCCTTGCTCGGTGGAAAGCGAAGAACAAACCCTCTGCATAGCCCGTCAGGTAAAAGAGGGAGGTGCCAAGCTCTTCAGAGGGGGGGCATTCAAGCCCCGCACTTCACCCTACAGCTTTCAGGGTTTGGGTAAAGCCGGCCTCAAGATACTGGAAAAAGTACGCTCTGAAACCGGCCTCTTTATTGTCACCGAGGCAACCGATTCTGAAAATCTGAAGCTGGTTGAAGCCAGCACAGACATTATCCAGATAGGTGCCCGCAATATGCAGAATTATTCCCTGCTAAGGCGGGCAGGCCAGACAGAAAAACCGATTATCTTAAAGCGGGGGCTGTCAGCCACCATTGAAGAACTGCTGATGGCCGCCGAATACATTATGGCCGAAGGCAACACCCAGGTAATATTGTGTGAGCGGGGTATCCGCACCTTTTCAGACAACACCCGCTTTACGCTGGACCTGAGTGCCATTCTGTCTGTCAAGGCCGTAAGCCATCTGCCAATAATAGTAGACCCCAGCCATGCGGCCGGACGCCGTGATTACGTTATCCCCCTGTCCAGAGCCGCCATTGCGGCCGGGGCAGACGGGCTGATAGTGGAAGTCCATTCAGACCCCGCTGCCGCTCTGTCAGACGGGGCGCAGTCTTTATATCCAGAACAGTTCAGCCGGCTGGCAAAAGAAGTGGAATATTTAAATATGCTGGGAGTAGAAAAATGCCTGAAGTAA